A single window of Gadus morhua chromosome 22, gadMor3.0, whole genome shotgun sequence DNA harbors:
- the mrpl3 gene encoding LOW QUALITY PROTEIN: large ribosomal subunit protein uL3m (The sequence of the model RefSeq protein was modified relative to this genomic sequence to represent the inferred CDS: deleted 1 base in 1 codon) has translation MAAWTSRFLLLRVPCFAALRTRGASESPVLALGCVRTLKNTTWFEEHLTEDNQKYMRKSINEEYRRQTAEKLNPLKDEPWPRHEWTEGSRRVGLVAVKLGMVPVWTKAGERHVVTMLQVQDCHVVKCLSKEEYDGHTAALLVGGKNVSPFHRSEETMEMFRIAGVPPKQKVTTFKVSDNAIIKPGTPLYAAHFRPGQFVDITAKTIGKGFQGVMKRYGFRGQPASHGHTKTHRRPGASGPGGDPAKVFKGKKMPGQMGNYFDTAHGLKVWRVNTKSNVLYVHGSVPGHKNCLLKVRDTILPRRSSSLLNPPFPTFFSEEEGDLEEDLYDQDMFVYSEPSLTLAE, from the exons ATGGCAGCTTGGACGAGTCGTTTTCTTCTGCTGCGAGTCCCATGCTTTGCTGCCCTGAGAACAAGAGGAGCGTCTGAAAG TCCTGTCCTTGCACTGGGATGTGTTCGCACATTAAAGAATACGACGTGGTTTGAGGAGCACCTCACGGAGGACAACCAGAAGTACATGAGGAAAAGCATCAACGAGGAGTACAGAAGACAGACGGCTGAGAAGCTTAACCCACTCAAAGACGAGCCCTGGCCACGACATGAGTGGACTGAGG GAAGTCGAAGAGTAGGATTGGTGGCTGTTAAGTTGGGTATGGTTCCTGTCTGGACGaaagcaggagagagacacGTTGTGACAATGCTACAG GTGCAGGACTGTCACGTGGTGAAGTGTCTGTCCAAAGAAGAGTACGACGGCCACACCGCCGCCCTGCTGGTTGGAGGGAAGAATGTGTCC CCCTTCCAT AGGTCAGAGGAGACGATGGAGATGTTTCGGATTGCTGGAGTTCCACCAAAACAGAAGGTCACCACATTCAAAGTCTCAGACAACGCCATCATCAAACCAG GCACTCCACTGTACGCAGCACACTTCCGCCCAGGCCAGTTTGTGGACATCACTGCAAAGAC gatcgGTAAGGGTTTCCAGGGCGTGATGAAGCGCTACGGGTTCAGAGGTCAACCAGCGTCCCAcggacacacaaagacgcatCGCAGACCTGGAGCGTCTGGGCCTGGGGGG GATCCAGCCAAGGTGTTCAAAGGCAAGAAGATGCCTGGCCAAATGGGCAATTACTTTGACACGGCACATGGCCTTAAG GTTTGGAGGGTGAACACCAAGTCGAACGTGCTGTACGTCCATGGCTCAGTGCCCGGTCACAAGAACTGCTTGTTAAAG GTGAGGGACACCATCCTGCCTCGCAGGAGCTCCTCACTCCTCAACCCGCCGTTCCCCACCTTcttcagcgaggaggagggcgaCCTCGAGGAGGACCTCTACGACCAGGACATGTTTGTTTACAGCGAGCCCTCGCTGACACTCgctgaataa